The Leguminivora glycinivorella isolate SPB_JAAS2020 chromosome 2, LegGlyc_1.1, whole genome shotgun sequence DNA window GGTTTAAACTTTCACAATTAGACATAATAATTTTttaatcgggacttaatcgcgcgGCTGTCAGGAGGTGTtaatgtcatttcaagccagtatTTTCCGAGACCACGTACATGTAGACCCTCAAATGTTCGAGcagttacaatacaataaaattcatttattagtGACAAACATGacaaataatacaatacaaaagTTAGAGGTTGGTAACTTGGTATTAATGTCGTGacacgcgattaagtcccgattttacgGTAAATACACACGCTACAGGTCCCATTGACCTAGAGGTTCTAATTTCTAATGGCTGATCGATTGATTATCGATTCAGAGACTGAATTCAAGTCTTACCCAAGGTagtaattttccactttttaatttattataaacctagtggcatcgattgcaaaCGTTTTTGCTTGtcaacaagtaaaaaaaaaccggccaagagcgtgtcgggccacgctcacgctcagtgcagggttccgtagttttccgtatttttctcaaaaactactgaacctatcaagttcaaaataattttcctagaaattctttataaagttctacttttgtgatttttttcatattttttaaacatatggttcaaaaagttagagggggggggacgcacttttttcctttaggagcgattatttccgaaaatattaatattatcaaaaaacgatcttagtaaacccttattcttttttaaatacctatccaacaatatatcacacgttggggttggaatgaaaaaaaatatcacccccactttacatgtaggggggataccctaacaaaacatttttttttcattttttttttgcactttgttggcgtgattgatatacatattggtaccgaatttcagctttctagtactaacggttactgagattatccgcggacggacggacggacggacggacggacggacggacggacggacggacagacagacatggcgaaactgtaagggttcctagttgactacggaaccctaaaaacggcatGAAGACaatctaaatttaatttttgaaataatattcccAAGATTACTCATTTTAGTAATAATAACTCCAAAATCAAATTCATAAATTCATACCACAGCTATGATATTATCTTACCCACATTGTTATCTACATCTGCCTAACAACGTAAGTgcttacaaaaataaagttattataaattgtcattatcaaaacataacatttacgtcacagtttcattttctttcaaccccttacttgccaagagtggcactgaagctttagtagtttcatgtgctctgcctacccctttatgggatacaggcgtgattgtatgtatgtatgtaacattTACGTATTTTTCTTCCCGTGGGGTCGTAGAAGTCGACCGTGGGCTATGGGCgaaattgtgacgtaggcgagaggctggcaactacTACTAAGAAAACTATCGCCGTTCATCATTTacactgtcactgcaatgtaacaattttgttttctttcacctTAATTTCCAAAAGTGGCACAGAaaattgagtagtttcatgtgctctgcttacccttttatgaaatataagtatgtatgtacgtatgtaaagtaatttaagaagCCAAATCCATATTTTCCCAAAGTTTGCCAGAGTTTTGGCATTAAATATATCGCGCAATTTCCGATGCCCGGTAATATGACTGCACCTTTAGATGTGTAAAACTTGagaattatattttatatattcgAAGTCATTGCCAATGTGTCATTTTTCAACTAACTTATTTCATTTATGGagaatttgtaaaattttagtaatattaactttgaatttcataaaattttCCTTTGGCAATGTGGTTTGCCAGACTATAATAAGagacattaaaaaatattgtcTATGGTATTATTGGAgggattttttctttttaatatgGCAACTGGTTATTAATGACTGTCATTGAAAATGCATTACTTTTGGGTTTACCATTACCGTGCATTTCTCTTGGCGCCAAAGTAAATAAACAGAACAGTACAGCTGGCTGCGTTGATTTAACTTTGAATATAAGGATTTAGTTTAAGTTGATTCGTAATAACAATGAAGTTCCGAGCGGTAATGGTAGATGCTGGTCCCATGCGAGAATTTACAAGTAAACATTGACGTAGTTTGAACTTACCGACGTTTGTAAATCCGAGTTGTGTTCAGTTCAGTGTTTTGAAATTCACTAAGGTTTACTCGTGTTTCAGATATAGTTAGCACAATATCAAAGCTTTCTAAGGAATGTGTTGCAAGAATAGCCGATGATCAACTTTATTTCATTGTCAGCGATGAATGCAGTGGCCCCGCGCCTCCAATATTATGGTGTGAAATTCCACAGGCTATGTTTTTTTCTGAATACCAAATTGTTGGATTAGATGAAGATCACAAGGATATATACTTAGAGTTCACTTCTGGTAAATATTGTGTTACATTTTTCGTTATAATAACCCCAAATTTAATGCTTATTCACTACTTTTGCTGACATTTAGTTCTTGTGAGCTCAAACAATTTCAATGGTTATCTAGATATGTGTTTTTTGTAACCATTCATTTATGTTTaaaacactgtatatttacagcAAATTTAGCAAGGTCCCTGCTAACCTTGAAAAGTGCTAAGGCTTTGAAAATGAAACTGACGAAAAAGCAATGCCCCTGCCTTACATTAGAAATTGAAGTGGTATGTATAAGGTCagcatcaataaatattctggAATTGTGTTTTCGTAATATCATTACCACTAGTTAgtgataaaataaattgaaatatttgcAACAAATGATTATTACACCTACTCTTTGCCTAGTCACTTGCAAAAAGTCACTGGTGCACTTAATAAAAGGGTGAATTATCTAAGGACAATTGCTTTCAGTGCATCTCTACACTGAGCAAGTCGTGTTGCCAGGCAATTTCCTTGTGTGGCAAAGATGCTATACATCCCTCCAACCTGTAGACATCCCTCATTAGTTGAAATTAGTGATAAGTGTCTCTTATTGCAGTGTAATTTGGTATGGAAAAATAGACATTAGACACACATCACACTTTCATTTAACATTTCAGCCATCATCAACAACCCAGCAGACCCGTCAAGTGACACACGACATACCTGTCAAGGTCATACCAAGGAAGTCATGGTCAGATTTTCAAGAACCAAGGATACCTAAACCTGATGTAAGTTATCTCACGTACAGCAGCAGCATTTTAGTGCAGCAGCGTTGCGTTAAAAGCGTATGTGTGTCCGAATCTAGCTGGAATAGTTAATTAGGATTAATATAAAAGGAAATTGACCTCCCTAGACTAGATCTATCTAAAAAACTTTTGTATAAACTTTCTTATTCCTACCATGCTTCACCAAAAATGCTAGAAAATTTACGATTGCTCATGTAATAGTTAAGTTAtgctaataacattttaattaggCAGTCCTGAGCATAAGactaaataagtttttttgcaaaaatttcatttttggcacaagcttttatcgcgactgtacctttctttcaacagtcatctactgctctccgagacgtttctaaaaatccCTTACTCGATgaggatacgacgtttcataacagagttgctatgaccacctttctgctccatcatcagatcagctccatgataccataatattgcattgtcacgtgatttgcatatgtgtgcaaaatttcagatcaatcagaaactgggaagtgggtcaaatttagcttctatgttttgactcaaactaacatactaacaaggcatgttaaataaaagcttgtaaaaacaaACTGAGATGAATAAACTTGatatcactttttttttcagatatCGATAGAACTGCCCTCGCTCAAGCAGCTACGAACCACAATAGACCGTATGAGAACTATGGCTGCTGAAGTGATGATCCGAGCTTCCGCTGAGGGTCGACTGACACTGCAGATTAAGACTGATACTAGTAAAGTGTCTACTAGATTCAAGGACTTGCGTGTGGAGGCATTTGAAGgtgtgtatttattattattttagatatCTATAGAATCTCAAGCGAGATTGTGAACCACAATAGACAGTCCAAAAACTTCACGTAATTAATGGACTCCCTGCATACTAGCACCACTAAAATACATAGATTCAACTGGGGATGGGGGCGTTTGAGGGAGGTATATGCTAGTGTAGTGCTAGTgactaaagatcgttatcataCTTTTCGTGGCAAGCAccaaatacatttaaatatacaactagattcacctactgtcaaatgacattaattatgtatgccataaaaatacattacgcgaagtgtaattacatatattatttaaatccaaataatcaaatgcactctagattTATCTAAAATTGTTGTTCAGGTTCAAGTCAGTAGTATAAGACGAGCACGGAGGAGTGCTAATCCCAGtgtatggatatgactagtgacATCACCATTTAGCTAATCGTTGACAGTCAAATATGTTGAACAAatgttagttatttattcaatgtaatttggctaagtaattataaatatgtatatatttcataatatgtttagtatatgtagtgttttaaatacttgtgtatttgtttttttgtcaacTCTCTgccagcacgctgataacgatctttactaGTTACCAAGCTATGTTGCCATAAACATCTAAAttctatgaaattatttatttatttaacttagtgAACCTAGCCATTTTATCCCACGTGCTGGCACTGAATGtgtaattttaatgttattaaggtttttttattaaatttca harbors:
- the LOC125242427 gene encoding checkpoint protein HUS1 isoform X2, which codes for MKFRAVMVDAGPMREFTNIVSTISKLSKECVARIADDQLYFIVSDECSGPAPPILWCEIPQAMFFSEYQIVGLDEDHKDIYLEFTSANLARSLLTLKSAKALKMKLTKKQCPCLTLEIEVPSSTTQQTRQVTHDIPVKVIPRKSWSDFQEPRIPKPDISIELPSLKQLRTTIDRMRTMAAEVMIRASAEGRLTLQIKTDTSKVSTRFKDLRVEAFEGPIEHSDSETETQANEDMSHICYCRVDAKKFSMFLSADQISHNRTVCSIVHKKLVILCLQTEENVKLQCFITGIVF